In Tachysurus fulvidraco isolate hzauxx_2018 chromosome 3, HZAU_PFXX_2.0, whole genome shotgun sequence, a single window of DNA contains:
- the LOC113644437 gene encoding apolipoprotein A-I-like gives MKVFTVLAILAFTGCQANLFYADEPKPQLEQLTDAFWDYVAKATHTAEESLKMIRESQLGLEVNSRITEGANAASQYAVTLQKQVNPLAQDFMTKISKEAEVLKERLEQDLTTVRDKLEPYADDLKTQIQQKVEDLRVAVAPYAESFDSEALKTTVLQKTEELRGSLEEKVKELQSQMEPYTDELRQKVDQHLQEFQKTVAPLTEDLQAKVAERAALVQQGLAPYAEDLREKLDPYAQNLKDQLTALYESYIKTN, from the exons ATGAAGGTTTTCACGGTGCTTGCCATTCTTGCATTTACAG GCTGCCAAGCCAACTTGTTCTATGCTGATGAGCCCAAACCACAGCTGGAGCAACTGACTGATGCTTTCTGGGACTATGTTGCCAAggcaacacacactgctgaggaATCACTGAAAATGATTAGAGAGTCTCAGCTGGGACTGGAAGTCAA CTCTAGAATTACAGAAGGTGCCAATGCGGCCAGTCAGTATGCTGTCACTCTCCAGAAACAAGTCAACCCTCTGGCCCAGGACTTCATGACCAAAATCAGCAAGGAGGCTGAAGTTCTGAAGGAGCGTCTCGAGCAGGATCTGACCACTGTGAGGGACAAACTGGAGCCCTATGCTGATGACCTGAAGACCCAAATTCAGCAGAAAGTGGAGGATCTGAGAGTAGCTGTGGCTCCCTATGCCGAGTCCTTCGACTCTGAAGCGCTGAAAACTACTGTGCTGCAGAAGACAGAGGAGCTCAGAGGAAGTCTGGAGGAGAAAGTGAAGGAGCTGCAGTCCCAGATGGAGCCCTATACTGATGAACTCAGGCAGAAAGTAGATCAGCATCTGCAGGAATTCCAGAAAACCGTGGCTCCTCTGACTGAGGATCTTCAGGCCAAGGTTGCTGAGAGAGCTGCTTTGGTTCAACAGGGTCTGGCTCCCTATGCTGAGGACCTGAGAGAGAAACTGGACCCCTACGCCCAGAACCTGAAGGACCAGCTCACCGCTCTTTATGAGTCCTACATCAAAACCAACTAA
- the LOC113651712 gene encoding apolipoprotein A-IV-like, whose protein sequence is MKVFLLLAIVAFTGCQARDPTDAILYEISKVTRPFDDALKMIKESQLGQKVNARITEFGNVAKEYAVTLQENLSPLTQDIRTKINKEAEILKERLEQDLTTVRDKLEPYVEKLKTQIQEKVEDLRVAVAPYAESFDSDALKTTVLQKTEEIRRSLEEKVIELQSQLEPYTDDFRQKVDQHLQEFQKTVAPLTEDLEAKVAERAALVQQGLAPYAEDIKEKLDPYVQNLNDRLRSLYESYINTFN, encoded by the exons ATGAAGGTTTTCCTGCTGCTTGCCATTGTGGCATTTACAG GTTGCCAGGCCAGGGATCCTACTGATGCTATCTTGTACGAAATTTCCAAGGTAACGCGCCCTTTTGATGATGCACTGAAAATGATTAAAGAGTCTCAACTGGGGCAAAAAGTCAA TGCTAGAATTACAGAATTTGGTAATGTGGCCAAAGAGTATGCTGTGACTCTCCAGGAAAATTTGAGCCCTCTGACCCAGGACATCAGGACCAAAATCAACAAGGAGGCTGAAATTCTGAAGGAGCGTCTCGAGCAGGATCTGACCACTGTGAGGGACAAACTGGAGCCCTATGTTGAGAAGCTGAAGACCCAAATTCAGGAGAAAGTGGAGGATCTGAGAGTAGCCGTGGCTCCCTATGCCGAGTCCTTTGACTCTGACGCTCTGAAAACTACTGTACTGCAGAAGACAGAGGAGATCAGGAGAAGTCTGGAGGAGAAAGTGATAGAGCTGCAGTCTCAGCTGGAGCCCTATACTGATGATTTCAGGCAGAAAGTAGATCAGCATCTGCAGGAATTCCAGAAAACCGTGGCTCCTCTGACTGAAGATCTTGAGGCCAAGGTTGCTGAGAGAGCTGCTTTGGTTCAACAGGGTCTGGCTCCCTATGCTGAGGACATAAAAGAAAAACTGGACCCATATGTCCAAAACCTAAATGACCGGCTCAGGTCTCTTTATGAGTCCTACATAAACACTTTCAACTAA
- the LOC113646910 gene encoding apolipoprotein A-IV-like produces the protein MKVLVVLVLAVVTSGCQANLLFADEPKPQLEQLTDAFWDYVGKATHTAEESLKMIRESQLGQEVNSRITEGANAASQYAVTLQKQVNPLAQDFMTKISKEAEVLKERLEQDLTTVRDKLEPYADDLKTQIQQKVEDLRVAVAPYAESFDSEALKTTVLQKTEELRGSLEEKVKELQSQLEPYTDDLRQKVDQHLQEFQKTVGPLTEDLQAKVAERAALVQQGLAPYAEDLREKLDPYAQNLKDQLTALYESYIKTN, from the exons ATGAAGGTGCTTGTGGTACTTGTGTTGGCTGTAGTCACTTCAG GCTGCCAAGCCAACTTGCTCTTTGCTGATGAGCCCAAACCACAGCTGGAGCAACTGACTGATGCTTTCTGGGACTATGTTGGCAAggcaacacacactgctgaggaATCACTGAAAATGATTAGAGAGTCTCAACTGGGCCAGGAAGTCAA CTCTAGAATTACAGAAGGTGCCAATGCGGCCAGTCAGTATGCTGTCACTCTCCAGAAACAAGTCAACCCTCTGGCCCAGGACTTCATGACCAAAATCAGCAAGGAGGCTGAAGTTCTGAAGGAGCGTCTCGAGCAGGATCTGACCACTGTGAGGGACAAACTGGAGCCCTATGCTGATGACCTGAAGACCCAAATTCAGCAGAAAGTGGAGGATCTGAGAGTAGCCGTGGCTCCCTATGCCGAGTCCTTCGACTCTGAAGCGCTGAAAACTACTGTGCTGCAGAAGACAGAGGAGCTCAGAGGAAGTCTGGAGGAGAAAGTGAAGGAGCTGCAGTCTCAGCTGGAGCCCTATACTGACGATCTCAGGCAGAAAGTAGATCAGCATCTGCAGGAATTCCAGAAGACCGTGGGTCCTCTGACTGAGGATCTTCAGGCCAAGGTTGCTGAGAGAGCTGCTTTGGTTCAACAGGGTCTGGCTCCCTATGCTGAGGACCTGAGAGAGAAACTGGACCCCTACGCCCAGAACCTGAAGGACCAGCTCACCGCTCTTTATGAGTCCTACATCAAAACCAACTAA
- the LOC113646905 gene encoding apolipoprotein A-IV-like isoform X2: MKVLVVLVLAVVTSGCQANLLFADEPKPQLEQLTDAFWDYVGKATHTAEESLKMIRESQLGQEVNSRITEGANAASQYAVTLQKQVNPLAQDFMTKISKEAEVLKERLEQDLTTVRDKLEPYADDLKTQIQQKVEDLRVAVAPYAESFDSEALKTTVLQKTEELRGSLEEKVKELQSQMEPYTDELRQKVDQHLQEFQKTVGPLTEDLQAKVAERAALVQQGLAPYAEDLREKLDPYAQNLKDQLTALYESYIKTN, encoded by the exons ATGAAGGTGCTTGTGGTACTTGTGTTGGCTGTAGTCACTTCAG GCTGCCAAGCCAACTTGCTCTTTGCTGATGAGCCCAAACCACAGCTGGAGCAACTGACTGATGCTTTCTGGGACTATGTTGGCAAggcaacacacactgctgaggaATCACTGAAAATGATTAGAGAGTCTCAACTGGGCCAGGAAGTCAA CTCTAGAATTACAGAAGGTGCCAATGCGGCCAGTCAGTATGCTGTCACTCTCCAGAAACAAGTCAACCCTCTGGCCCAGGACTTCATGACCAAAATCAGCAAGGAGGCTGAAGTTCTGAAGGAGCGTCTCGAGCAGGATCTGACCACTGTGAGGGACAAACTGGAGCCCTATGCTGATGACCTGAAGACCCAAATTCAGCAGAAAGTGGAGGATCTGAGAGTAGCTGTGGCTCCCTATGCCGAGTCCTTCGACTCTGAAGCGCTGAAAACTACTGTGCTGCAGAAGACAGAGGAGCTCAGAGGAAGTCTGGAGGAGAAAGTGAAGGAGCTGCAGTCCCAGATGGAGCCCTATACTGATGAACTCAGGCAGAAAGTAGATCAGCATCTGCAGGAATTCCAGAAGACCGTGGGTCCTCTGACTGAAGATCTTCAGGCCAAGGTTGCTGAGAGAGCTGCTTTGGTTCAACAGGGTCTGGCTCCCTATGCTGAGGACCTGAGAGAGAAACTGGACCCCTACGCCCAGAACCTGAAGGACCAGCTCACCGCTCTTTATGAGTCCTAC ATCAAAACCAACTAA
- the LOC113646905 gene encoding apolipoprotein A-IV-like isoform X1 has product MKVLVVLVLAVVTSGCQANLLFADEPKPQLEQLTDAFWDYVGKATHTAEESLKMIRESQLGQEVNSRITEGANAASQYAVTLQKQVNPLAQDFMTKISKEAEVLKERLEQDLTTVRDKLEPYADDLKTQIQQKVEDLRVAVAPYAESFDSEALKTTVLQKTEELRGSLEEKVKELQSQMEPYTDELRQKVDQHLQEFQKTVGPLTEDLQAKVAERAALVQQGLAPYAEDLREKLDPYAQNLKDQLTALYESYIKTN; this is encoded by the exons ATGAAGGTGCTTGTGGTACTTGTGTTGGCTGTAGTCACTTCAG GCTGCCAAGCCAACTTGCTCTTTGCTGATGAGCCCAAACCACAGCTGGAGCAACTGACTGATGCTTTCTGGGACTATGTTGGCAAggcaacacacactgctgaggaATCACTGAAAATGATTAGAGAGTCTCAACTGGGCCAGGAAGTCAA CTCTAGAATTACAGAAGGTGCCAATGCGGCCAGTCAGTATGCTGTCACTCTCCAGAAACAAGTCAACCCTCTGGCCCAGGACTTCATGACCAAAATCAGCAAGGAGGCTGAAGTTCTGAAGGAGCGTCTCGAGCAGGATCTGACCACTGTGAGGGACAAACTGGAGCCCTATGCTGATGACCTGAAGACCCAAATTCAGCAGAAAGTGGAGGATCTGAGAGTAGCTGTGGCTCCCTATGCCGAGTCCTTCGACTCTGAAGCGCTGAAAACTACTGTGCTGCAGAAGACAGAGGAGCTCAGAGGAAGTCTGGAGGAGAAAGTGAAGGAGCTGCAGTCCCAGATGGAGCCCTATACTGATGAACTCAGGCAGAAAGTAGATCAGCATCTGCAGGAATTCCAGAAGACCGTGGGTCCTCTGACTGAAGATCTTCAGGCCAAGGTTGCTGAGAGAGCTGCTTTGGTTCAACAGGGTCTGGCTCCCTATGCTGAGGACCTGAGAGAGAAACTGGACCCCTACGCCCAGAACCTGAAGGACCAGCTCACCGCTCTTTATGAGTCCTACATCAAAACCAACTAA
- the LOC125138409 gene encoding apolipoprotein A-I-like produces the protein MKLFLVLFLTVFTGCQANLFYADEPKPQLEQLTDAFWDYVAKATHTAEESLKMIRESQLGQEVNSRITEGANVASQYAVTLQKQVNPLAQDFMTIISKEAEVLKERLEQDLTTVRDKLEPYADDLKTQIQQKVEDLRVAVAPYAESFDSEALKTTVLQKTEEIRGSLEEKVKELQSQLEPYTDELRQKVDQHLQEFQKTVAPLTEDLQAKVAERAALVQQGLAPYAEDLREKLDPYAQNLKDQLTALYESYIKTN, from the exons ATGAAGCTCTTTTTGGTACTATTTCTGACTGTATTTACAG GCTGCCAAGCCAACTTGTTCTATGCTGATGAGCCCAAACCACAGCTGGAGCAACTGACTGATGCTTTCTGGGACTATGTTGCCAAggcaacacacactgctgaggaATCACTGAAAATGATTAGAGAGTCTCAACTGGGCCAGGAAGTCAA CTCTAGAATTACAGAAGGTGCCAATGTGGCCAGTCAGTATGCTGTCACTCTCCAGAAACAAGTCAACCCTCTGGCCCAGGACTTCATGACCATAATCAGCAAGGAGGCTGAAGTTCTGAAGGAACGTCTCGAGCAGGATCTGACCACTGTGAGGGACAAACTGGAGCCCTATGCTGATGACCTGAAGACCCAAATTCAGCAGAAAGTGGAGGATCTGAGAGTAGCCGTGGCTCCCTATGCCGAGTCCTTCGACTCTGAAGCTCTGAAAACTACTGTGCTGCAGAAGACAGAGGAGATCAGAGGAAGTCTGGAGGAGAAAGTGAAGGAGCTGCAGTCTCAGCTGGAGCCCTATACTGATGAACTCAGGCAGAAAGTAGATCAGCATCTGCAGGAATTCCAGAAAACCGTGGCTCCTCTGACTGAAGATCTTCAGGCCAAGGTTGCTGAGAGAGCTGCTTTGGTTCAACAGGGTCTGGCTCCCTATGCTGAGGACCTGAGAGAGAAACTGGACCCCTACGCCCAGAACCTGAAGGACCAGCTCACCGCTCTTTATGAGTCCTACATCAAAACCAACTAA
- the LOC113651721 gene encoding apolipoprotein A-I-like: MKVFVLLALAVFTGCQANLFYADEPKPQLEQLTDAFWDYVAKATHTAGESLKMIRESQLGQEVNSRITEGANVASQYAVTLQKQVNPLAQDFMTKISKEAEVLKERLEQDLTTVRDKLEPYADDLKTQIQQKVEDLRVAVAPYAESFDSEALKTTVLQKTEELRGSLEEKVKELQSQLEPYTDELRQKVDQHLQEFQKTVAPLTEDLQAKVAERAALVQQGLAPYAEDLREKLDPYAQNLKDQLTALYESYIKTN; the protein is encoded by the exons ATGAAGGTGTTTGTACTACTGGCTCTTGCTGTGTTCACAG GCTGCCAAGCCAACTTGTTCTATGCTGATGAGCCCAAACCACAGCTGGAGCAACTGACTGATGCTTTCTGGGACTATGTTGCCAAGGCAACACACACTGCTGGGGAATCACTGAAAATGATTAGAGAGTCTCAACTGGGCCAGGAAGTCAA CTCTAGAATTACAGAAGGTGCCAATGTGGCCAGTCAGTATGCTGTCACTCTCCAGAAACAAGTCAACCCTCTGGCCCAGGACTTCATGACCAAAATCAGCAAGGAGGCTGAAGTTCTGAAGGAACGTCTCGAGCAGGATCTGACCACTGTGAGGGACAAACTGGAGCCCTATGCTGATGACCTGAAGACCCAAATTCAGCAGAAAGTGGAGGATCTGAGAGTAGCCGTGGCTCCCTATGCCGAGTCCTTCGACTCTGAAGCGCTGAAAACTACTGTGCTACAGAAGACAGAGGAGCTCAGAGGAAGTCTGGAGGAGAAAGTGAAGGAGCTGCAGTCTCAGCTGGAGCCCTATACTGATGAACTCAGGCAGAAAGTAGATCAGCATCTGCAGGAATTCCAGAAAACCGTGGCTCCTCTGACTGAAGATCTTCAGGCCAAGGTTGCTGAGAGAGCTGCTTTGGTTCAACAGGGTCTGGCTCCCTATGCTGAGGACCTGAGAGAGAAACTGGACCCCTACGCCCAGAACCTGAAGGACCAGCTCACCGCTCTTTATGAGTCCTACATCAAAACCAACTAA
- the apoeb gene encoding apolipoprotein Eb — protein MRAVVVVLALAVIAGCHARAVLRAEEPVVKWEETVDQFWKFFSELNTQSDSMVENMKSSQLSKELDTLISDTMAQLNVYRENIETKLGPYATDTSGQLKGELDLLINKLQNDMTDAKQRSTQYLQELKTMVEQNADDVKNRINTYTRKLKKRLGKDTEEIRNTMATYLGELQSRAGQNAETVKSHLEPYATQVKDDFSKKLGTITEILESQGQGVSQQLEEQAFELKKQLEQTADSLRASLEGRIEELTSLMNPYTEKFREQLQIVMDKIKEASAAVPAPL, from the exons ATGAGGGCTGTTGTTGTGGTTCTTGCACTGGCAGTTATTGCTG GCTGCCATGCTCGCGCTGTGCTCCGGGCTGAAGAGCCTGTGGTCAAATGGGAAGAGACCGTGGACCAATTCTGGAAGTTCTTCTCAGAGCTTAACACTCAGAGTGATTCTATGGTAGAGAACATGAAGAGCTCCCAGCTCAGCAAAGAACTTGA CACTCTGATCTCTGACACCATGGCTCAGCTGAATGTGTACAGGGAGAACATTGAGACCAAACTGGGCCCCTATGCTACGGACACCTCAGGCCAGCTGAAGGGGGAGCTGGATCTGCTGATCAACAAGCTGCAGAATGACATGACTGATGCCAAGCAGCGCTCCACCCAGTACCTACAGGAGCTGAAGACCATGGTGGAGCAGAATGCAGATGATGTCAAGAACCGCATCAACACATATACTCGTAAGCTCAAGAAACGCCTGGGCAAGGACACCGAGGAGATCCGCAA CACCATGGCCACTTACCTCGGTGAGCTGCAGTCCCGTGCTGGGCAAAATGCTGAGACAGTAAAGAGCCATCTTGAGCCCTATGCCACGCAGGTAAAAGATGACTTCAGCAAGAAGTTGGGCACCATCACCGAGATTCTGGAAAGCCAGGGACAGGGTGTAAGCCAGCAGCTGGAGGAACAGGCCTTCGAGTTGAAAAAGCAGCTGGAGCAGACCGCTGACAGCCTGCGCGCTTCCCTCGAGGGCCGCATCGAGGAGCTCACCAGCCTCATGAATCCCTACACCGAGAAGTTCCGTGAACAGCTCCAGATTGTCATGGATAAGATCAAAGAGGCCTCAGCTGCTGTCCCTGCCCCATTGTAA